In Acomys russatus chromosome 26, mAcoRus1.1, whole genome shotgun sequence, a genomic segment contains:
- the Ctcf gene encoding transcriptional repressor CTCF isoform X1 — MEGEAVEAIVEESETFIKGKERKTYQRRREGGQEDDACHLPQNQADGSEVVQDVNSSVQMVMMEQLDPTLLQMKTEVMEGTVAPEAEAAVDDTQIITLQVVNMEEQPINIGELQLVQVPVPVTVPVATTSVEELQGAYENEVSKEGLAESEPMICHTLPLPEGFQVVKVGANGEVETLEQGELPPQEDPSWQKDPDYQPPAKKTKKTKKSKLRYTEEGKDVDVSVYDFEEEQQEGLLSEVNAEKVVGNMKPPKPTKIKKKGVKKTFQCELCSYTCPRRSNLDRHMKSHTDERPHKCHLCGRAFRTVTLLRNHLNTHTGTRPHKCPDCDMAFVTSGELVRHRRYKHTHEKPFKCSMCDYASVEVSKLKRHIRSHTGERPFQCSLCSYASRDTYKLKRHMRTHSGEKPYECYICHARFTQSGTMKMHILQKHTENVAKFHCPHCDTVIARKSDLGVHLRKQHSYIEQGKKCRYCDAVFHERYALIQHQKSHKNEKRFKCDQCDYACRQERHMIMHKRTHTGEKPYACSHCDKTFRQKQLLDMHFKRYHDPNFVPAAFVCSKCGKTFTRRNTMARHADNCAGPDGVEGENGGETKKSKRGRKRKMRSKKEDSSDSEENAEPDLDDNEEEEEPAVEIEPEPEPQPQPVAPAPPPAKKRRGRPPGRANQPKQNQPTAIIQVEDQNTGAIENIIVEVKKEPDAEPVEGEEEEAQAATTDAPNGDLTPEMILSMMDR, encoded by the exons atggaaggtgAGGCGGTTGAAGCCATTGTGGAGGAGTCTGAAACTTTcattaaaggaaaggaaagaaagacttaTCAGAGACGCCGGGAAGGGGGCCAGGAAGACGATGCTTGCCACCTGCCCCAGAACCAGGCAGACGGCAGTGAGGTGGTCCAGGATGTCAACAGCAGTGTGCAGATGGTAATGATGGAGCAGCTGGATCCCACCCTTCTTCAGATGAAGACTGAAGTAATGGAGGGTACAGTGGCTCCTGAAGCAGAGGCCGCAGTGGACGATACCCAAATCATAACCTTACAGGTTGTAAATATGGAGGAGCAGCCCATTAACATAGGAGAGCTTCAGCTTGTTCAGGTCCCTGTTCCCGTGACTGTACCTGTTGCTACCACCTCGGTAGAAGAACTTCAGGGGGCTTATGAGAATGAAGTCTCTAAAGAGGGCCTTGCAGAAAGTGAACCGATGATCTGTCACACCTTACCTTTGCCTGAAGGGTTTCAGGTGGTGAAAGTTGGGGCCAATGGAGAAGTGGAGACACTAGAGCAAGGGGAGCTTCCTCCTCAGGAAGACCCGAGTTGGCAAAAAGACCCAGACTATCAGCCACcagccaaaaaaacaaagaaaaccaaaaagagcaAACTGCGTTACACAGAGGAGGGCAAAGATGTGGATGTGTCTGTCTATGATtttgaggaagaacagcaggaagGCCTACTGTCTGAGGTTAATGCAGAGAAAGTGGTTGGTAACATGAAGCCGCCAAagccaacaaaaatcaaaaaaaaag GTGTAAAGAAGACATTCCAGTGTGAGCTTTGCAGTTACACGTGTCCACGGCGTTCAAATTTGGATCGTCACATGAAAAGCCACACTGATGAGAGACCACACAAGTGCCATCTCTGTGGCAGAGCATTCAGAACAGTAACCCTCCTGAGGAAtcaccttaacacacacacag GTACTCGTCCTCACAAGTGCCCAGACTGCGACATGGCCTTTGTGACCAGTGGAGAATTGGTGCGGCATCGTCGTTATAAACACACCCACGAGAAACCATTTAAGTGTTCCATGTGTGATTATGCCAGTGTAGAA GTCAGCAAATTAAAACGACACATTCGCTCTCATACTGGAGAGCGTCCGTTCCAGTGCAGTTTGTGCAGTTATGCCAGCAGGGACACATACAAGCTGAAAAGGCATATGAGAACCCATTCAG GAGAAAAACCTTATGAATGTTATATTTGTCATGCTCGGTTTACCCAGAGTGGTACCATGAAGATGCACATTttacagaagcacacagagaatGTGGCCAAATTTCATTGTCCTCACTGTGACACTGTCATAGCCCGAAAAAGTGATTTGG gCGTCCACTTGAGAAAGCAGCATTCCTATATTGAGCAGGGCAAAAAATGTCGCTATTGTGATGCTGTGTTTCACGAGCGATATGCTCTCATCCAACatcaaaaatcacacaaaaacgAGAAGCGCTTCAAGTGTGACCAGTGTGATTATGCTTGTAGACAG GAGAGGCACATGATCATGCACAAGCGCACTCACACGGGGGAGAAGCCTTATGCCTGCAGCCACTGCGACAAGACCTTCCGCCAGAAACAGCTCCTTGACATGCATTTCAAGCGCTATCATGACCCCAACTTTGTCCCTGCAGCCTTTGTCTGTTCTAAGTGTGGGAAAACATTCACACGCCGG AATACAATGGCAAGACATGCTGATAACTGTGCTGGGCCAGATGGTGtagaaggggaaaatggaggagagacaaagaagagtaaacgaggaagaaaaagaaagatgcgTTCTAAAAAAGAAGACTCCTCTGATAGTG AAGAAAATGCTGAGCCGGATCTGGATgacaatgaggaggaggaggaacctgCTGTAGAAATTGAACCTGAGCcagagcctcagcctcagcctgtgGCCCCAGCCCCACCACCCGCCAAGAAGAGGAGAGGACGACCTCCTGGGAGAGCCAACCAGCCCAAACAGAACCAGC CAACAGCCATCATTCAGGTTGAAGACCAGAATACAGGTGCAATTGAGAACATTATAGTTGAAGTCAAAAAGGAGCCAGATGCCGAGCCtgtggaaggggaagaagaggaggctcAAGCAGCCACCACAGATGCCCCCAATGGAGACCTCACGCCTGAGATGATCCTCAGCATGATGGACCGGTGA
- the Ctcf gene encoding transcriptional repressor CTCF isoform X2 gives MEGEAVEAIVEESETFIKGKERKTYQRRREGGQEDDACHLPQNQADGSEVVQDVNSSVQMVMMEQLDPTLLQMKTEVMEGTVAPEAEAAVDDTQIITLQVVNMEEQPINIGELQLVQVPVPVTVPVATTSVEELQGAYENEVSKEGLAESEPMICHTLPLPEGFQVVKVGANGEVETLEQGELPPQEDPSWQKDPDYQPPAKKTKKTKKSKLRYTEEGKDVDVSVYDFEEEQQEGLLSEVNAEKVVGNMKPPKPTKIKKKGVKKTFQCELCSYTCPRRSNLDRHMKSHTDERPHKCHLCGRAFRTVTLLRNHLNTHTGTRPHKCPDCDMAFVTSGELVRHRRYKHTHEKPFKCSMCDYASVEVSKLKRHIRSHTGERPFQCSLCSYASRDTYKLKRHMRTHSGEKPYECYICHARFTQSGTMKMHILQKHTENVAKFHCPHCDTVIARKSDLGVHLRKQHSYIEQGKKCRYCDAVFHERYALIQHQKSHKNEKRFKCDQCDYACRQERHMIMHKRTHTGEKPYACSHCDKTFRQKQLLDMHFKRYHDPNFVPAAFVCSKCGKTFTRRNTMARHADNCAGPDGVEGENGGETKKSKRGRKRKMRSKKEDSSDSENAEPDLDDNEEEEEPAVEIEPEPEPQPQPVAPAPPPAKKRRGRPPGRANQPKQNQPTAIIQVEDQNTGAIENIIVEVKKEPDAEPVEGEEEEAQAATTDAPNGDLTPEMILSMMDR, from the exons atggaaggtgAGGCGGTTGAAGCCATTGTGGAGGAGTCTGAAACTTTcattaaaggaaaggaaagaaagacttaTCAGAGACGCCGGGAAGGGGGCCAGGAAGACGATGCTTGCCACCTGCCCCAGAACCAGGCAGACGGCAGTGAGGTGGTCCAGGATGTCAACAGCAGTGTGCAGATGGTAATGATGGAGCAGCTGGATCCCACCCTTCTTCAGATGAAGACTGAAGTAATGGAGGGTACAGTGGCTCCTGAAGCAGAGGCCGCAGTGGACGATACCCAAATCATAACCTTACAGGTTGTAAATATGGAGGAGCAGCCCATTAACATAGGAGAGCTTCAGCTTGTTCAGGTCCCTGTTCCCGTGACTGTACCTGTTGCTACCACCTCGGTAGAAGAACTTCAGGGGGCTTATGAGAATGAAGTCTCTAAAGAGGGCCTTGCAGAAAGTGAACCGATGATCTGTCACACCTTACCTTTGCCTGAAGGGTTTCAGGTGGTGAAAGTTGGGGCCAATGGAGAAGTGGAGACACTAGAGCAAGGGGAGCTTCCTCCTCAGGAAGACCCGAGTTGGCAAAAAGACCCAGACTATCAGCCACcagccaaaaaaacaaagaaaaccaaaaagagcaAACTGCGTTACACAGAGGAGGGCAAAGATGTGGATGTGTCTGTCTATGATtttgaggaagaacagcaggaagGCCTACTGTCTGAGGTTAATGCAGAGAAAGTGGTTGGTAACATGAAGCCGCCAAagccaacaaaaatcaaaaaaaaag GTGTAAAGAAGACATTCCAGTGTGAGCTTTGCAGTTACACGTGTCCACGGCGTTCAAATTTGGATCGTCACATGAAAAGCCACACTGATGAGAGACCACACAAGTGCCATCTCTGTGGCAGAGCATTCAGAACAGTAACCCTCCTGAGGAAtcaccttaacacacacacag GTACTCGTCCTCACAAGTGCCCAGACTGCGACATGGCCTTTGTGACCAGTGGAGAATTGGTGCGGCATCGTCGTTATAAACACACCCACGAGAAACCATTTAAGTGTTCCATGTGTGATTATGCCAGTGTAGAA GTCAGCAAATTAAAACGACACATTCGCTCTCATACTGGAGAGCGTCCGTTCCAGTGCAGTTTGTGCAGTTATGCCAGCAGGGACACATACAAGCTGAAAAGGCATATGAGAACCCATTCAG GAGAAAAACCTTATGAATGTTATATTTGTCATGCTCGGTTTACCCAGAGTGGTACCATGAAGATGCACATTttacagaagcacacagagaatGTGGCCAAATTTCATTGTCCTCACTGTGACACTGTCATAGCCCGAAAAAGTGATTTGG gCGTCCACTTGAGAAAGCAGCATTCCTATATTGAGCAGGGCAAAAAATGTCGCTATTGTGATGCTGTGTTTCACGAGCGATATGCTCTCATCCAACatcaaaaatcacacaaaaacgAGAAGCGCTTCAAGTGTGACCAGTGTGATTATGCTTGTAGACAG GAGAGGCACATGATCATGCACAAGCGCACTCACACGGGGGAGAAGCCTTATGCCTGCAGCCACTGCGACAAGACCTTCCGCCAGAAACAGCTCCTTGACATGCATTTCAAGCGCTATCATGACCCCAACTTTGTCCCTGCAGCCTTTGTCTGTTCTAAGTGTGGGAAAACATTCACACGCCGG AATACAATGGCAAGACATGCTGATAACTGTGCTGGGCCAGATGGTGtagaaggggaaaatggaggagagacaaagaagagtaaacgaggaagaaaaagaaagatgcgTTCTAAAAAAGAAGACTCCTCTGATAGTG AAAATGCTGAGCCGGATCTGGATgacaatgaggaggaggaggaacctgCTGTAGAAATTGAACCTGAGCcagagcctcagcctcagcctgtgGCCCCAGCCCCACCACCCGCCAAGAAGAGGAGAGGACGACCTCCTGGGAGAGCCAACCAGCCCAAACAGAACCAGC CAACAGCCATCATTCAGGTTGAAGACCAGAATACAGGTGCAATTGAGAACATTATAGTTGAAGTCAAAAAGGAGCCAGATGCCGAGCCtgtggaaggggaagaagaggaggctcAAGCAGCCACCACAGATGCCCCCAATGGAGACCTCACGCCTGAGATGATCCTCAGCATGATGGACCGGTGA